One Salmo trutta chromosome 19, fSalTru1.1, whole genome shotgun sequence genomic window carries:
- the capn5b gene encoding calpain-5 isoform X1, with amino-acid sequence MMFSSVKAFEGQQYSTLKRQCLASGLLFEDPRFPAVDDTLFYQGNRIGRVHWKRPRELCEDPHLFVDGISAHDLHQGQLGNCWFVAACSSLASRESLWSKVIPDWKEQEWDTETPESYAGIFHFRFWRFGEWVDVVIDDRLPTVDNQLVYCHSDDSNEFWSALVEKAYAKVYGCYEALDGGNTADALVDFTGGVSEPMDLLEGQMATDEMARNQLFERVLKVHNRDGLISCSIRATTVEDMEARLDCGLVKGHAYAVTDVKKVRLGQGLLAFFKSEKLNMIRMRNPWGEKEWSGPWSDSSDEWKKVSKSEREKLGVTVQDDGEFWMTFDDFCQYFTDLILCRLINTSYLSIHKTWEEEVMRGSWVPRQDPLRNRSGGCINHKATFLQNPQFVFDVKKVEDEVLIALQQKERRATTKEGKGDNLAIGFDIHRVELNRKYRMHTAQQKVAGSIYINSRCVFLRKELKEGRYVIIPTTFDPRQQGDFLLRVFTDVPSDCKELNLDEPPQTCWTGMCGYPQLVTQVHVLSAEGLQGQDSNGASDPYVIITCEGERVRSPVHKDTRSPNFDVKGLFYRKKPKEGIHIEIYNKNVIVDTFLGQVTLSSDPNDRQVQHTLHLRDKGNRQDNDLPGTVTVRLITCTTLINI; translated from the exons GAGCTCTGTGAGGACCCTCACCTGTTTGTGGATGGAATCAGTGCGCACGACCTGCACCAGGGCCAGCTGGGAAACTGCTGGTTTGTGGCGGCGTGCTCCAGCCTGGCCTCCAGAGAGTCCCTGTGGTCCAAA GTCATCCCAGACTGGAAGGAGCAGGAGTGGGACACAGAGACGCCCGAGTCATATGCCGGGATCTTCCACTTCCGCTTCTGGCGCTTTGGCGAGTGGGTGGACGTGGTGATTGATGACCGGCTGCCCACGGTGGACAACCAGCTGGTCTACTGCCACTCAGATGACAGTAACGAGTTCTGGAGCGCACTGGTGGAGAAGGCCTATGCGAa AGTGTACGGCTGCTACGAGGCCCTGGACGGTGGGAATACAGCGGATGCACTGGTGGACTTCACAGGGGGTGTGTCGGAGCCTATGGACCTGCTGGAGGGCCAGATGGCCACGGACGAGATGGCCCGCAACCAGCTGTTTGAGAGGGTGCTGAAGGTCCACAACCGGGATGGCCTCATCAGCTGTTCCATCCGG GCAACCACCGTGGAGGACATGGAGGCGCGGCTGGACTGCGGCCTGGTCAAAGGCCACGCATACGCGGTGACGGATGTGAAGAAGGTGCGTCTGGGCCAGGGCCTGCTGGCCTTCTTCAAGTCAGAGAAGCTCAACATGATCCGCATGAGGAACCCATGGGGAGAGAAGGAATGGAGCGGGCCCTGGAGCGACAG CTCAGATGAGTGGAAGAAGGTgagcaagagtgagagagagaagcttgGTGTCACCGTGCAGGACGACGGAGAGTTTTG GATGACGTTTgatgacttctgccagtacttcACAGACCTGATCCTGTGCCGCCTCATCAACACCTCCTACCTGAGCATCCACAAGACctgggaggaggaggtgatgaGGGGCTCCTGGGTCCCCCGCCAAGATCCCCTGAGGAACCGCTCTGGGGGCTGCATCAACCACAAGGCCACCTTCCTGCAGAACCCACAG ttTGTGTTTGATGTGAAGAAGGTAGAGGATGAAGTGTTGATCGCCCTgcagcagaaggagaggagagccaCCACCAAAGAGGGCAAAGGAGATAACCTGGCCATAGGCTTTGACATTCAccgg GTGGAGCTGAACAGAAAGTACCGCATGCACACGGCCCAGCAGAAGGTGGCGGGCTCCATCTACATCAACTCGCGCTGCGTCTTCCTCAGGAAGGAGCTCAAAGAGGGTCGCTACGTCATCATCCCCACGACTTTTGACCCCAGGCAGCAGGGTGACTTCCTGTTGCGGGTCTTCACCGACGTGCCTTCAGACTGCAA AGAGTTGAACCTAGACGAGCCCCCCCAGACGTGTTGGACGGGCATGTGTGGTTACCCCCAGCTGGTCACCCAGGTCCACGTTCTGAGTGCAGAGGGACTCCAGGGCCAGGACTCTAATGGGG CCTCTGACCCGTACGTCATCATCACCTGTGAGGGGGAGCGGGTGCGCTCACCGGTGCACAAGGACACACGGAGCCCCAACTTTGACGTCAAAGGCCTGTTCTACCGCAAGAAGCCGAAGGAAGGCATCCACATTGAG ATCTACAATAAGAACGTGATTGTGGATACCTTCCTGGGTCAGGTGACCCTGTCCAGTGACCCTAACGACCGGCAGGTGCAGCACACGCTCCACCTGCGCGACAAGGGCAATCGCCAAGACAATGACCTCCCAGGCACAGTCACCGTGCGCCTCATCACCTGTACCACGCTCATCAACATATGA
- the capn5b gene encoding calpain-5 isoform X2, whose product MFSSVKAFEGQQYSTLKRQCLASGLLFEDPRFPAVDDTLFYQGNRIGRVHWKRPRELCEDPHLFVDGISAHDLHQGQLGNCWFVAACSSLASRESLWSKVIPDWKEQEWDTETPESYAGIFHFRFWRFGEWVDVVIDDRLPTVDNQLVYCHSDDSNEFWSALVEKAYAKVYGCYEALDGGNTADALVDFTGGVSEPMDLLEGQMATDEMARNQLFERVLKVHNRDGLISCSIRATTVEDMEARLDCGLVKGHAYAVTDVKKVRLGQGLLAFFKSEKLNMIRMRNPWGEKEWSGPWSDSSDEWKKVSKSEREKLGVTVQDDGEFWMTFDDFCQYFTDLILCRLINTSYLSIHKTWEEEVMRGSWVPRQDPLRNRSGGCINHKATFLQNPQFVFDVKKVEDEVLIALQQKERRATTKEGKGDNLAIGFDIHRVELNRKYRMHTAQQKVAGSIYINSRCVFLRKELKEGRYVIIPTTFDPRQQGDFLLRVFTDVPSDCKELNLDEPPQTCWTGMCGYPQLVTQVHVLSAEGLQGQDSNGASDPYVIITCEGERVRSPVHKDTRSPNFDVKGLFYRKKPKEGIHIEIYNKNVIVDTFLGQVTLSSDPNDRQVQHTLHLRDKGNRQDNDLPGTVTVRLITCTTLINI is encoded by the exons GAGCTCTGTGAGGACCCTCACCTGTTTGTGGATGGAATCAGTGCGCACGACCTGCACCAGGGCCAGCTGGGAAACTGCTGGTTTGTGGCGGCGTGCTCCAGCCTGGCCTCCAGAGAGTCCCTGTGGTCCAAA GTCATCCCAGACTGGAAGGAGCAGGAGTGGGACACAGAGACGCCCGAGTCATATGCCGGGATCTTCCACTTCCGCTTCTGGCGCTTTGGCGAGTGGGTGGACGTGGTGATTGATGACCGGCTGCCCACGGTGGACAACCAGCTGGTCTACTGCCACTCAGATGACAGTAACGAGTTCTGGAGCGCACTGGTGGAGAAGGCCTATGCGAa AGTGTACGGCTGCTACGAGGCCCTGGACGGTGGGAATACAGCGGATGCACTGGTGGACTTCACAGGGGGTGTGTCGGAGCCTATGGACCTGCTGGAGGGCCAGATGGCCACGGACGAGATGGCCCGCAACCAGCTGTTTGAGAGGGTGCTGAAGGTCCACAACCGGGATGGCCTCATCAGCTGTTCCATCCGG GCAACCACCGTGGAGGACATGGAGGCGCGGCTGGACTGCGGCCTGGTCAAAGGCCACGCATACGCGGTGACGGATGTGAAGAAGGTGCGTCTGGGCCAGGGCCTGCTGGCCTTCTTCAAGTCAGAGAAGCTCAACATGATCCGCATGAGGAACCCATGGGGAGAGAAGGAATGGAGCGGGCCCTGGAGCGACAG CTCAGATGAGTGGAAGAAGGTgagcaagagtgagagagagaagcttgGTGTCACCGTGCAGGACGACGGAGAGTTTTG GATGACGTTTgatgacttctgccagtacttcACAGACCTGATCCTGTGCCGCCTCATCAACACCTCCTACCTGAGCATCCACAAGACctgggaggaggaggtgatgaGGGGCTCCTGGGTCCCCCGCCAAGATCCCCTGAGGAACCGCTCTGGGGGCTGCATCAACCACAAGGCCACCTTCCTGCAGAACCCACAG ttTGTGTTTGATGTGAAGAAGGTAGAGGATGAAGTGTTGATCGCCCTgcagcagaaggagaggagagccaCCACCAAAGAGGGCAAAGGAGATAACCTGGCCATAGGCTTTGACATTCAccgg GTGGAGCTGAACAGAAAGTACCGCATGCACACGGCCCAGCAGAAGGTGGCGGGCTCCATCTACATCAACTCGCGCTGCGTCTTCCTCAGGAAGGAGCTCAAAGAGGGTCGCTACGTCATCATCCCCACGACTTTTGACCCCAGGCAGCAGGGTGACTTCCTGTTGCGGGTCTTCACCGACGTGCCTTCAGACTGCAA AGAGTTGAACCTAGACGAGCCCCCCCAGACGTGTTGGACGGGCATGTGTGGTTACCCCCAGCTGGTCACCCAGGTCCACGTTCTGAGTGCAGAGGGACTCCAGGGCCAGGACTCTAATGGGG CCTCTGACCCGTACGTCATCATCACCTGTGAGGGGGAGCGGGTGCGCTCACCGGTGCACAAGGACACACGGAGCCCCAACTTTGACGTCAAAGGCCTGTTCTACCGCAAGAAGCCGAAGGAAGGCATCCACATTGAG ATCTACAATAAGAACGTGATTGTGGATACCTTCCTGGGTCAGGTGACCCTGTCCAGTGACCCTAACGACCGGCAGGTGCAGCACACGCTCCACCTGCGCGACAAGGGCAATCGCCAAGACAATGACCTCCCAGGCACAGTCACCGTGCGCCTCATCACCTGTACCACGCTCATCAACATATGA
- the LOC115155034 gene encoding olfactory marker protein-like has product MASQTTLELPFQPDLHLTEVMHQRVQSLQQRGGKRQNGERLLRPHEAVYHLDFSQHALHFTHWGVWLAHPGHLTVIATSQLWTPDLTHLMNRQLLDPAGVFWQAEGDDDDTPVHHYEADAQEFGERIAELEKVRKTMYFLLAFEEDVGPDVFECSISFQVD; this is encoded by the coding sequence ATGGCTTCCCAAACCACACTGGAGCTGCCCTTCCAGCCCGACCTCCATCTGACCGAGGTGATGCATCAGCGGGTCCAGTCTCTGCAGCAGCGTGGCGGAAAGCGGCAGAACGGTGAGCGTCTCCTCCGACCCCACGAGGCCGTTTACCACCTAGACTTCTCCCAGCATGCCTTGCACTTCACCCACTGGGGCGTGTGGCTGGCACATCCGGGCCACCTCACTGTGATTGCCACCTCGCAGCTCTGGACGCCCGACCTCACCCACCTGATGAACCGCCAGCTGCTGGACCCGGCGGGGGTGTTCTGGCAAGCCGAGGGTGATGACGACGACACGCCTGTGCACCACTACGAGGCCGACGCCCAGGAGTTTGGCGAGCGGATCGCTGAATTAGAAAAGGTGAGGAAGACAATGTACTTCCTGCTGGCGTTTGAGGAGGATGTTGGTCCCGACGTCTTTGAATGTTCCATCAGCTTCCAGGTGGACTAG